One Gossypium raimondii isolate GPD5lz chromosome 3, ASM2569854v1, whole genome shotgun sequence genomic window carries:
- the LOC105796495 gene encoding receptor-like protein 7 gives MVLCPIGCGRAVFHPYTLDLYFNMIDFPKQIPLSDANFSFPMLRQLILGYCNVSAFPEFLKSQENLEYLILPNNKISGAIPNWVWKKSLHQLSLANNHLLSLGELLPNQSSTFSRGFFYFDVSYNNLSGPIPNWLCNMSQLLSFDVFYNNLSGPIPNCLGDMSALSWLGLQGNNFSGMLPKFSKATQLQFLKVSENRLEGKLPRSLAECTQLEVLDVAKNMMNDTFPFWLGKLPALKVLILRENRFYGQIKHFKHKSVFPTLDVLDIASNQFSGELSIDFLQPTRLRSLKIGGNKLEGKLSRSLANCTALEVLDLGNNMVHDTFPFWLEKLPSLKVLVLRANRFYGTISKIDTKRGFPKLRILDIASNNFSGDLSIEFLQSLKAMAEMTNDEKATLDYIGENYYQDSVTIVNRGIEMFYQKVLTILTCLDLSNNSFHGRIPEEIQMLRSLRLMNLSNNGFSGEIPLALENLKDLESLDLSQNELSGKIPAQLTSLIFLAALNLSYNQLEGSIPQSNQFNTFTNDSYRGNPKLCGLPLSRKCNEVGLPMPPPPGENEDSWLYALCTWKIALIGYASGLVVGLCIGYTVLNELGNKWVNKFKKCGIRNRRRCR, from the coding sequence ATGGTTTTGTGCCCAATTGGTTGTGGAAGAGCAGTCTTTCATCCTTACACCTTAGACCTTTATTTCAATATGattgattttccaaaacaaattCCTTTAAGTGATGCAAACTTCTCTTTCCCAATGTTGAGGCAATTGATTCTGGGATATTGTAACGTAAGTGCATTTCCGGAGTTCTTAAAGAGTCAAGAAAATTTAGAATATCTCATACTTCCAAATAACAAAATAAGTGGTGCAATACCAAACTGGGTGTGGAAGAAAAGTTTGCATCAATTGTCTCTTGCTAATAACCATCTCTTATCTTTGGGCGAACTTTTACCCAATCAGAGTTCAACTTTTTCACGAGGCTTTTTCTATTTCGACGTATCTTATAACAATTTGAGTGGCCCAATTCCAAATTGGTTATGCAATATGAGTCAACTTCTCAGTTTCGAtgtattttataacaatttgaGTGGCCCAATTCCAAATTGCTTGGGCGATATGAGTGCTCTGAGTTGGTTAGGTTTGCAAGGAAATAACTTCAGTGGAATgttaccaaaattttcaaaagcaaccCAACTGCAATTTCTGAAAGTTAGTGAGAATAGATTGGAAGGTAAGTTGCCCAGATCATTAGCTGAATGCACTCAGCTTGAAGTTTTGGACGTGGCAAAAAACATGATGAATGATACATTCCCTTTTTGGTTGGGGAAATTGCCTGCGCTAAAGGTTCTCATTTTGCGGGAAAACAGATTTTACGgtcaaattaaacatttcaaacataaatctGTTTTCCCAACTTTGGATGTATTGGACATTGCTTCAAACCAGTTTTCTGGTGAACTATCCATTGATTTCCTTCAACCCACTCGACTAAGGTCACTCAAAATAGGTGGGAATAAATTGGAAGGGAAGCTGTCGAGATCATTAGCCAATTGCACAGCACTTGAGGTTCTGGACCTTGGAAATAATATGGTTCATGATACATTCCCATTTTGGTTAGAGAAGCTACCTTCCTTGAAGGTTCTCGTTTTGCGAGCAAACAGATTCTACggcacaatttcaaaaattgacaCGAAACGTGGGTTTCCAAAGCTACGCATATTGGACATTGCTTCCAACAATTTTTCAGGTGACTTGTCTATTGAATTTTTGCAGAGTTTGAAGGCAATGGCGGAGATGACTAATGACGAAAAGGCTACGCTGGATTATATCGGAGAGAATTATTATCAAGACTCTGTGACAATTGTTAACAGAGGGATTGAAATGTTCTACCAAAAAGTCTTGACAATTCTTACTTGTCTTGACCTTTCCAACAATAGTTTCCATGGGAGAATACCAGAAGAGATACAAATGCTGAGGTCACTCAGACTGATGAACTTATCCAACAATGGCTTTTCTGGTGAAATCCCATTAGCACTTGAAAATCTAAAAGATCTTGAATCTTTGGATCTCTCACAGAATGAGCTGTCAGGGAAGATTCCTGCACAACTTACAAGTTTAATTTTCTTAGCAGCATTGAACTTGTCTTACAACCAACTCGAAGGGAGCATACCACAAAGCAACCAATTCAATACATTTACAAATGATTCCTACCGTGGGAACCCAAAATTGTGTGGGCTGCCATTGTCAAGGAAATGCAATGAAGTTGGTCTTCCAATGCCACCACCTCCAGGGGAAAATGAAGATTCATGGTTATATGCTCTGTGTACTTGGAAAATTGCGTTGATAGGTTATGCTAGTGGATTAGTGGTTGGGCTATGTATTGGATATACAGTGCTGAATGAGTTGGGAAACAAATGGGTTAACAAGTTCAAAAAGTGTGGGATAAGAAATAGAAGAAGATGTAGGTGA